One Pseudomonas sp. B21_DOA genomic window, ATGGTTGAAAGCGCAGGGTTACGAACTGGGTGAGTTGATCGCAGCGGTGGCGGCGAGTGCCGAGCGCGGGGAGGTGCTGCCGACCTCGGTGCTGCGCGCCAACATCTGACACACCCCAATCAAATGTGGGAGCGGGCTTGCTCGCGAAGGCGGTGTGTCAGGCGATAAACGAATCGACTGAAACGACGCTTTCGCGAGCAAGCCCGCTCCCACAGGGGTGTGTTGTGTCAGCTAATGCTGATTAGTCAGTGAGACCGAGGATATCCCGCGCCACCGCCTCGGCAATGCGAATCCCGTCGACACCCGCCGAGAGAATTCCGCCGGCGTAGCCCGCGCCTTCACCGGCCGGGAACAGGCCTTTGACGTTCATGCTCTGCAGCGACTCGTTGCGGGTGATGCGCAGCGGCGACGAAGTGCGCGTCTCGATTCCCGTCAGCACCGCGTCGTGCAGCGAATAACCGCGAATCTGCTTCTCGAACGCCGGCAAGGCTTCACGGATCGCCTCAATGGCAAAGTCCGGCAGCGCCAGCGCCAGATCGCCCAGCGCGACGCCCGGCTTGTACGAAGGCTCGACTTCGCCCAGCTCGGTCGACGGCTTGCCGTTGATGAAGTCGCCAACCAGTTGCGCCGGGGCCTTGTAGTCGCTGCCGCCAAGGATGAATGCGTGGGACTCGAGGCGCTCCTGCAACTCGATACCGGCGAGCGGGCCGCCCGGATAGTCGACTTCCGGGGTGATGCCGACGACGATGCCGGAGTTGGCATTACGCTCGTTACGCGAGTACTGGCTCATGCCATTGGTGACAACGCGATTCGGTTCCGACGTCGCCGCGACCACAGTGCCGCCCGGGCACATGCAGAAGCTGTACACCGAACGGCCGTTCTTGGCGTGGTGCACCAGTTTGTAATCGGCAGCGCCAAGTTTCGGGTGGCCGGCGTATTTGCCCAGACGCGCGCGGTCGATCAGCGATTGAGGGTGCTCGATGCGGAAACCCACCGAGAACGGCTTGGCTTCCATGAACACGCCACGGGTGTGGAGCATGCGGAAGGTGTCGCGGGCGCTGTGGCCGAGGGCCAGGACCACGTGTCTGGAATGCAGGGTTTCGCCGCTGGCCAGCTGCACGCCGACCAGTTGGCCGTTTTCGATCAGCACGTCGCTGACGCGCTCCTGGAAGCGCACTTCACCGCCCAGTTCGCGGATCTGCTCGCGCATGTTTTCGACCATACCGGTCAGGCGGAACGTACCGATGTGCGGCTTGCTGACGTAGAGGATTTCTTCCGGCGCGCCGGCCTTGACGAACTCGTGCAGGACTTTGCGGCCGAGGAATTTCGGGTCCTTGATCTGGCTGTACAGCTTGCCGTCGGAGAACGTACCCGCGCCACCCTCGCCGAACTGCACGTTGGACTCGGGGTTGAGCACGCTTTTGCGCCAAAGGCCCCAGGTGTCCTTGGTGCGCTGACGGACTTCGGTGCCGCGCTCGAGAATGATCGGTTTGAAGCCCATTTGCGCCAGCAGCAGACCGGCGAAGATGCCGCACGGGCCGAAACCGACGACGATCGGCCGCTGGCCGAGATCGCTCGGGGCCTGACCGACGAATTTATAGCTGACATCCGGTGCCACATTGACGTTACGGTCGTCGGCGAACTTGCCCAACACCCGGGCCTCGTCGCGTACGTTGAGGTCGATGGTGTAGATGAAGCACAGTTCGGAGGACTTTTGCGCGCGTCATAGCTGCGCTTGAACAAGGTGAAATCGAGCAGATCATCGCTGGCGATGCCCAGACGCTGCACGATAGCGGCGCGCAGGTCTTCTTCGGGATGGTCGATTGGCAGCTTGAGTTCAGTGATTCGTAACATGGCGGGGATCCGGATTCGCGGGGCGCACAACTGCGCCAAGGCGTTTGAAGGCGGCGATTATAAGCCGCCGCGAGCGGATCCGTGGGAGAAAAACGATCAGTCGTTGCGTGCGCCGCCGAAATAGCCGCAGCCGCGCTGCACCTGACCGTCGATGCGCAACTCGGCGCTCATGTGCTGCACGCTGCCGGTGCTGCTGTCGACGCAGCGCTGTGGCGCGACCCACAATTCAATGCGCTGGTTGTTGGCTTCGCTGCTGAGATTGAAGCGGCCGTCGCCCAGTTGTTCTTCCACATACGGCACGGCCAGCGGCGGCTGGCCGTCGCGCTCGATGACCATGCCTTTGCCGCTGACCTTGACGTTCCACTCCGGGGCATGGCCGGCGGCGCGCAGGATCAGCAGTTTGAAATTCGGGTCATCGCAGGCCGTGCCCGAGCGTTCTACACGATACAACTGGCCGAGGTCGAGACGATCGCCGGAGACCTTGCCGCGCACATCGGCAAACAGCTTGCCCTGCTCGTCGGCAAGGGTGGCGGCCTCTTGCAGGACGCTGGTGCCGCCGATGTCGTTGACCACCAGTTGCCGCTGATCCTGGCACGGCTGGAACACCAGTTTGCCGTCGGCGGCGGTCAGTTGCCCCTGCATGCGCGTTTGCCCGGCATGGGACACACTTTGCCGCTGACCGTCGAACAACTGGCAGGCGGCAAACAACGGCAGCAGGGCAACGAGGACGATCGAACGGGCAACACGCATCTTTGGCTCTCCAGACAAGTGCTGCCACGTTACGCAGCCTGACCGTTCATCACAAGGGCCTTAACCCACGTGAAATGTCTGACCGGTTTGCAGGCCTTCGACACTTTTCGCGTAGGCCAATGCCACTTCCGCTGCAGGAACCGACTTGAAGCCACGGAAGTAGGGCGCGTATTTGCCCAGGGCTTCGGTCAGCACGGTCGGGCTCACCGAGTTCACCCGCAGGCCACGCGGCAGCTCGATGGCGGCGGCGCGGACGAAGCTGTCGAGCGCGCCGTTGACCAGCGCTGCCGAGGCGCCGCTGCGAATCGGGTCGTGGCTGAGCACGCCGGTGGTAAAGGTGAACGAGGCGCCGTCATTGGCGAACTCGCGGCCGATCAGCAGCAGATTGACCTGGCCCATCAGCTTGTCTTTCAGGCCGAGGGCGAAGCTGTCCCCAGTCATCTCGTCCAGCGCTGCAAACGTCACGTTGCCCGCCGCGCAGATCAACGCATCGAACTTACCGGTCTGTTCGAACAGCTTGCGGATCGACGTGCTGTCGCTGATATCCACTTGCAAGTCACCGCTGTTGCGGCCGATACGAATGACCTCGTGGCGTTGCGACAACTCTTTGTCCACCGCCGAACCGATGGTGCCGCCTGCGCCTATCAACAGAATTTTCATCGAGCTGTACCTTATGTGTGTGAATGAGGTTTTAGTCTAGAGTGGTTTTTTCTGCGGATAAGCGCACTAATAGGCAACCTTTGGTTTTCAAATGGAAACAATCCATGAGCGAAATGGATGACCTTGCTGCGTTTGCCGTGCTGATCGAGGCCGGCAGTTTTACCTTGGCCGCGCAACAGTTGGGATGCAGCAAGGGCCAGTTGTCCAAGCGCATCAGCCAGCTCGAAGCCCAATTCAGTGTGGTCTTGCTACAGCGCACCACCCGGCGCTTGAGCCTGACGGCGGCGGGGGCGGCGCTGCTGCCGCAGGCGCAGGCGCTGGTGGCTCAAGTCGAACGCGCGCGGCAGGCTTTGGCACGTTTGAAGGACGACATGGCCGGCCCCGTACGCATGACGGTTCCGGTTTCGCTCGGCGAGACCTTCTTCGATGGCTTGTTGCTGGAGTTTTCCGGGCAATACCCGGAGGTGCAGATCGAGTTGGAGCTGAACAACAGCTATCGCGATCTGGCCCGCGATGGCTTTGATCTGGCGATTCGTGCCGAAGTGGCCAATGACGATCGGCTGGTGGCCAAGCCGCTGTTGGCGTGGCACGAAATGACCTGCGCCAGCCCGGCCTACCTCGAGCGCTTCGGCGTGCCGGCGACGCCGCATGCCTTGGCCGAGCATCGTTGTCTGCTCAACAGCCATTACAGCGGCCGCGAAGAATGGCTGTATCACCAGCAGCACGAGTTGTTGCGGGTGCGGGTTTCGGGTCCGTTTGCCAGCAATCACTACAGCCTGTTGAAGAAAGCAGCGCTGTCCGGTGCCGGCATCGCCCGTTTGCCGTCGTATCTGCTGCAAACCGAATTGGCTGACGGCCGCTTGCGCTGGCTGCTGCGCGATTACCAGACACGACGGATGCCGATGTATCTGGTGCACCCGTATCAGGGGGATTGCCGAAACGCACGCAGGTGTTGGCGGATTATTTGATGGGCTGGTTCAAGCGCAGTGGCGAGGCGCTGGATCGACTCCAGCGCTGATGTGATTTCCTGTGGGAGCGAGCCTGCTCGCGAATGCGTCAGTATCAGTCGATACCGATGTTGAATGACACACCGCTTTCGCGAGCAGGCTCGCTCCCACAGGGGGATCTTATTTTGCGAAACGGCGGGCAAACAGGTGATCGATCGACAATTTGCCCGGCCCGGTCGCCATCAGGTACAGCAACACCGCCGCCCAGGTGCCGTGGGTCGGGTAGGCATCCGGGTAGACGAACAGTTGGATAGTCAGGGTCATGCCGAGCAGTGCCAGCGCCGAAAACCGCGTCGCCAGGCCGAGCAGGATCAGCAGCGGAAACACATGCTCGGCAAACGCCGCCAGATGCGCGGCAATTTCCGGCGACAGCAGCGGCAGGTGGTACTCGCTTTGAAACAGCGGAATCGTCGAGTCCGCCAATCGCGGCCAGCCCAGTTCAAAAGTGCCGTCAATCAAATCGACGGCCAGTCCTTCGACCTTGGTTTGCCCGGATTTCCAGAACACGGCAGCAATGGAAGAACGCGCGACCAAAGCAATCAGGCTGTGCGGGATTTTTTCGAACAACGCGATGACGCGCAGGATAAAAGCGTTCATGGCAACTCCTTGTAATTGAGCTGGGTGATCGCGTTATGCGCAATCAGTAAGGCGAGGGTTTGGGCGAGATCGAACGGCGGGCTGTTCCCTGCCGCCGCGAGCAGTGGCGAGCCCTGTAGCAGATGATGAAGGAACACGCTCGCACCCGGCTCAAGCGCAAACACCTCAACGTCGAGACCATTGCGCAGCACCAGAGCGTGCTGGCCTTGATTGAGGCCAATGCCCGCCAGACTTTGCTCCTGCTGGTGCGCGGCCCAGATCGCGACAACGGCGTAGGCTGAGTCGAGCAGGTGCAGCGAGGGATGCAGTTCGAAACACAGCTCACTCAGCGACTGCGGATCGGCCAGCGCGGTGCTGACTTGCTCCGGCCGGATTGGCTGCGCATCGGCGGCGTGGTAGGCGAGGGTGCGCAAGTGCTCGAGTCGCGCAACATCGGCCACATAGGGCACACCGGCGATGGGTTCGAATTGCCCGATGAAATCGGCGAAGTCTTCGCCGTAGCGGCTCATCAACGGACTTTGCGGCGGCTGACCGCGTACGAAAATCGCCGCCATGGCGCGGAAGAATTCCTCACCGACCAACTGCTGCACCACCGGGTAGCTATCGGCCAGCGCATTGATCAGCGAACTCTGCACGTTGTTGCGGTACACCGCGAAACGTCGCGACGGATCAGCGCCATTGCGGCTGCACAGGCCCTTGGGATACGGCAGTTGCACATTGAGCAGGGCGGCGGCGAAGTCCGCTTGCGTACTCATGCCGCACGCTCCGCGCGGCGCAACAGCTTTTCGGCTTGCTGTGCTTCGGCGAGCAATACGTCAAAGGCCGGCACGTGATTATCACGTTCAATCAGCGTCGCCATCGGGCCAGTCCGTTGCAGCACCCGGCGGTACAGATTCCAGACGGCCTGATCAATCGGCGCGCCGTGATCGTCGATCAGCAAACGATCGCCGAGGTTGTCACAATCTTCAGCGAAGCCGGCCAGATGAATCTCGCCGACCGCGTGCAATGGCAGTGCGTCGAGGTAGGCGAGCGGATCACGCTGATGATTGATGCACGACACGTAGACGTTGTTGACGTCGAGCAACAAGCCACAGCCGCTGCGGCGGATCACTTCGGCGATGAACACGGGCTCGTCGATCGTCGAATGCTCAAACGCCAGATAGGTCGCCGGGTTTTCCAGCAGCATCGGACGTTTGAGCGTGTTCTGCACTTGGTCGATGTGCGTGCAGACGCGATTGAGCGTCGGCGTGTCATAGGCCAGTGGCAGCAGATCATTGAGGAACACCGGGCCGTGGCTCGACCACGCCAGATGTTCGGAAAAGGCTTGCGGTTGATAGCGCTCGATCAGCTCGGCGAGGCGTTTGAGGTGCTGGCTGTCCAGCGAACCCTCGCCACCGATCGACAGTCCCACGCCGTGCAATGACAGCGGGTACTGCTCGCGAATCAGACCGAGAAAGTGATGAAACGGGCCGCCGGCCACCATGTAGTTTTCGGCGTGGACCTCGAAGAACCCGAGGTCCGGTACGGAGCCGAGCACTTCGAGGAAGTGCCCGTTCTTGAGCCCCAGCCCGGCACGGGCAGGGAGCTCGGAACGAGCTGCCTGAGTGCGCGGCAGGGACGGTTCGTGTTGATTGAACATGGGCGTCACTCAGGCAGGCCGTGGATCAGGACTTGGCTTTGAAGGCTTCGAGCTGACCGAAACCGGTCGGCGAGGTTTTGCTTTCGGTGGTGGCGCAGGTGCCTTTCGGAACGAGTTTCCAGGCGTTGGCCTGATAGTCCATTTTCGCCGTGCCGGCGCAGGTAGTCCCGGCACCTGCGGCGCAATCGTTCTTGCCCTTCATGGCCACGCCGAAGCATTTTTCCATGTTGGCATCGGCGGCCTGGGCGGTGGAGACAGTGGCGATGCTCAGAGCGGAACCGAGGGCCAGAACCAGGGCGGTAGCGGACAGGGTACGGGTAGTCGCAGTCATGATGTTTCTCCAGTTTTTATCAGGGTTTCTGCAAGCGGTTTGCGCTTGCTTGTCCCTCTAGAGAACGGGTGGGGGATGCGTTACAGGCGGGGCGAGAAATTTATAAAAAATTTCGGATTCAGCGGTATTCCTGTGGGAGCGAGCCTGCTCGCGAAGGCGGTGTGACATTCAACATTATTGGTGCGTGATACATCGCTTTCGCGAGCAGGCTCGCTCCCACAGAGGATCGGTGTTTATCGTTTGGGCATAAAAAACGGCCCGAAGGCCGTTTTGTTGTTCAGCGATAACACTCAACCGCCGAGATACGCCTCGCGTACTTTCGGGTCGGTCAGCAGCGCTTCACCGGTGCCTTGCATGACCACGCGGCCGTTCTCCAGAACGTAGGCGCGGTCGGCGATTTTCAGTGCCTGGTTGGCGTTCTGCTCGACCAGGAACACCGTCACACCGTCCTTGCGCAGCTGTTCGATGATGTCGAAGATTTGCTGGATGATGATCGGCGCCAGACCCAGCGATGGCTCGTCGAGCAGCAGCAGCTTGGGCTTGCTCATCAGCGCGCGGCCGATGGCGAGCATTTGCTGTTCGCCGCCGGACATGGTGCCGCCGCGCTGGTTGAAGCGCTCTTTCAGGCGTGGGAAAAGTCCGAGAACCTTATCCATCTGTTCCTGATAGTCGCCCTTGTCGGTGAAGAAACCGCCCATCGACAGGTTCTCTTCCACGGTCAGACGGGCAAACACACGACGACCTTCCGGGACCACGGCAATGCTCTTGCGCATGATCTGCGACGAGTCTTGGCCGACCAGTTCCTCACCCATGTAGCGAATGCTGCCGCTGTGCGCCTGCGGCGAACCGCACAGCGTCATCAGCAGCGTGGATTTGCCGGCACCGTTGGCGCCGATCAGCGTGACGATCTCGCCCTGACGGACTTCGACGTTGACGCTGTGCAGCGCCTGGATCTTGCCGTAGAAGGTGGAAACGTTTTCGAACTGCAGCATTTACGCTTCCCCAGGTAGGCTTTGATCACTTCAGGATTGTCGCGGATCTGTTCCGGTGTGCCGTCGGCCAGCGGTGTGCCCTGGTTGATCACGACGATGTGGTCGGAAATGCTCATGACCAGTTTCATGTCGTGCTCGATCAGCAGCACGGTGACGTTGTGCTCTTCGCGCAACACACCGATCAGCGCCTTGAGGTCTTCGGTTTCCTTCGGGTTCAGGCCGGCGGCCGGTTCGTCGAGCATGAGGATCCGCGGGCGGGTCATCATGCAGCGGGCGATTTCCAGACGCCGTTGCTGGCCGTAGGCGAGGGTGCCGGCGGTGCGGTTGGCGAACTCTTTGAGGTTGACCTTTTCCAGCCAGTACTCGGCAAATTCCATCGCCTCGCGCTCGCTTTTGCGGAACGCCGGGGTCTTGAACAGGCCGGACAGGAAGTTGGTGTTCAAGTGACGGTGCTGGGCGATCAAGAGGTTCTCGACCGCGGTCATGTCCTTGAACAAACGCACGTTCTGGAAAGTCCGCACCACGCCTTTGAGGGCGATCTTGTGGCCCGGCAGGCCCTGGATCGGCTCGCCGTCGAGGAGGATGCTGCCGCCGGTAGGCTGATAGAAACCGGTCAGGCAGTTGAACACGGTGGTCTTGCCGGCGCCGTTCGGGCCGATCAGTGCAACCACCTGCTTTTCCTTGACGGTCAGCGCCACGCCGTTGACCGCGAGCAAGCCGCCGAAGCGCATGCTCAGATTGTCGACTTTAAGGATCTCGCGGCTCATTTGCGCAACTCCATGTGTGGGCGTTGCATCGGCAGCAGACCTTGTGGACGCCAGATCATCATCAGCACCATCAGCGCACCGAACATCAACATGCGGTATTCGCTGAACTCACGCATCATTTCCGGCAACAGGATCATCACGATTGCCGCCAGAATCACACCCAGTTGCGAGCCCATGCCACCCAACACGACGATGGCGAGGATGATCGCCGACTCGATGAAGGTGAACGACTCGGGCGTCACCAGACCCTGACGCGCGGCGAAGAAGCTGCCGGCGAAACCGGCGAACGCAGCGCCGAGGGTGAACGCGGAGAGCTTGATCACAGTCGGGTTCAGGCCCAACGCACGGCAAGCGATTTCGTCTTCACGCAGCGCTTCCCACGCACGGCCGATCGGCATGCGCAGCAGACGGTTGATCACGAACAGCGCGGCCAATGCGAGCAACAACGCAACCAGGTAAAGGAAGATCACCTTGTTGATCGAGTTGTATTGCAGGCCGAAATACTCGTGGAAGGTCTGCAAGCCTTCAGCCGCTTTACGCTCGAAAGTCAGGCCGAAGAACGTCGGTTTTTCGATGTTGCTGATGCCGTTCGGGCCACCGGTGATATCGGTCAGGTTACGCAGGAACAGCCGGATGATTTCGCCGAAACCCAAGGTCACGATCGCCAGATAGTCGCCACGCAGACGCAATACCGGGAAGCCCAGCAGGAAGCCGAACGTCGCCGCCATCAGGCCGGCAATCGGCAGGCAGATCCAGAAGCTCAGGCCGTAGTAATGCGACAGCAGCGCGTAGCTGTAGGCACCGACGGCGTAGAAGCCGACGTAACCGAGGTCAAGCAGACCGGCCAGACCGACGACGATGTTCAGGCCCAGGCCGAGCATTACGTAGATCAGGATCAGCGTCGCGATATCCACCGCACCACGGGAGCCGAAGAACGGCCAGACCAGGGCGATCAGAATCAGCGCAATGATGAAATAGCGCTGGGTGGTCGGCAGGGTCAGGAAGTTGCTGGCCTTGGCCGGGATCAGCGGCATGCCCGGCGAGGAGCGCCAGGCTTTGCTGATCTGCTGGTTGAACAGCACGCGCAGGAACATCAGCACCGAGCAGATCGCGATGGTCGCGAGGATGGCCGGGCTGGTGTTGTGCACTTCCAGATTGATGCCGACGATGGTCAGTTTCAGACCGAGTACCGGGTAGGCCACCGCCCACACCAGCAAGGCACTGAAGAGTGCCTGTTTAAGATTCCTAGTCATACTTTCTCAACCTCCGGACGGCCCAGAATGCCGGTCGGACGGAACAACAGCACCAGAACCAGCAGGCCGAACGCAACGACGTCCTTGTACTGGTCGCCGAAGATATCGGCACCGAACGCTTCCGCTACACCCAGCACCAGGCCGCCGAGCATGGCTCCCGGGATGCTGCCGATGCCACCCAGTACCGCGGCGGTGAAGGCCTTGAGGCCGACGAGGAAACCGGCGTTCGGGTTGATCACGCCGTATTGCATGCTCAGCAACACGGCAGCGACCGCCGCCAGCGCAGCACCAATGACGAACGTCAGGGCGATGATGTTGTTGGTGTTGATGCCGAGCAGGTTGGCCATCTTGATGTCCTCGGCACAGGCGCGGCAGGCGCGACCCAGGCGGGAACGAGAGATGAACAGGGTCAGGCCGAGCATGGCGATCACGGTCACCACGAACACCACGATCTGCATGTAGGAAATCAGCACTTCTTGTGCGCCACCTGGGCCGAAGGCGAAGTTGCCCGGGATCAGGTTGGGGATCGCTTTGTCCTTGGAGTCTTGCGCCAGCAGAACGGTGTTCTGCAGGAAGATCGACATACCGATGGCAGAAATCAGCGGGATCAGACGGTTGCTGCCGCGCAGGGGGCGGTAGGCAATACGTTCGATGCTGTAACCGTAGGAACTGGTGACGACGATGCTGGCGATGAACGCCGCGGTCATCAACAGCGGGACACTGTCGAGTCCCATCATGGTCAGCCCGGCGATGGCAATGAACGCCACGTAGGAACCGATCATGTATACCTCGCCGTGGGCGAAGTTGATCATTCCAATGATGCCGTAGACCATCGTGTAGCCGATGGCGATCAGGGCATACATGCTGCCAACGTTGAGGCCGTTAACCAGCTGTTGGAAGAAGTGATAGAGGTCAGGCATTACAGCGCTCCTAAAAACCTGTACGCATTTCACTGGTGGAGTCATTTTCCCGCCCGGCCCCGTGGATCTCTATCCACTTCGAATCCGGGTTTTGCCAGCGAACCGCTGATGACGGTTTTGAGATTTTCAGGGGGCCGACTGGCGGATCACGCCAGCGCGGCCCTTACATTCGCAAAACAAAGCCCACGGCACGCCGTGGGCTTTATTGGCAGTCAGTCGGGCAAGGCCTTACTGAGGCGAAACTTCGGTTTTAGGTTTGCCGTTGTGCCACTCGTACACGACAAATTTGAAGTCCTTCAGGTCGCCCTTGTCGTCGAAGCTCAGGTCGCCGGTCGGGGTCTTGAACGAACCGGCGTGGATGGCTTCAGCCACTTTGGTCGCATCTTCGGACTTGGCCGCCTTGATGCCTTCGGCAATCACGGTCACTGCCGAGTAGGACGGGAACACGAACGGACCGCTCGGATCTTCCTTCTTGGCTTTGAACGCGTCAGCCAGGGCCACGTTGGCCGGATCCTGGTCGAAGGATTTCGGCAGGGTCACCAGCAGGCCTTCGGACGCGTCCTTGGCGATCTGGGTGATCGAGTCGTTACCCACGCCTTCCGGACCCATGAACTTGGCTTTCAGGCCTTTTTCCTGAGCCTGACGCAGGATCAGACCCAGCTCCGGGTGGTAGCCGCCGTAGTAGACGAAATCGACACCGGCTTGCTTGAGCTTGGCGATGATCGCCGAGAAGTCTTTGTCGCCAGCGTTGACACCTTCGAAGACAGCAACCTTGGTGCCTTTCTTCTCGAGAGTCGATTTCACGGCGGTGGCGATGCCTTCACCGTACTGCTGTTTGTCGTGCAGCACGCCAACCACTTTCGGTTTCACGTAATCGGCGATGTAGTTGCCGGCGGCAGGGCCCTGGGCGCTGTCGAGACCGATGGTGCGGAAGATCATTTTGTAGCCACGGGCGGTGATGTCCGGGCTGGTGGCAGCCGGGGTGATCATGATCACGCCTTCGTCTTCGTAGATGTCCGAAGCTGGTTGGGTGGAGCTGGAGCACAGGTGACCGACCACGAACTTGACGCCGTCGTTGACGACTTTGTTCGCTACCGCTACCGCTTGTTTCGGATCGCAGGCATCGTCGTATTCAACGGCTTCGAGTTTCTTGCCGTCGACGCCGCCCTTGGCGTTGATCTGCTCGATGGCCATTTTCGCGCCACTGAACTGCATGTCGCCGTACTGGGCTACTGGACCGGTTTTAGGGCCGGCGATACCGATTTTGATGGTGTCAGCTGCGAACGAATGGCTGGCAACCCCGGCCAGAACCATAGCGGCAAACAGTTTGGAAATCTGCTTAGTAGCCTTAGTCATAGTGCTCCACTCTTACTGTTGTATTTTTTAGAGTTCTGGCGCCGTAGCAGCAGAACCGGGTCAGATATCTTCGCGATACCCTCCGGAAAATGCCCCGGCAACTGTACCGGTACAGTGTAGAGCGCCGCTTGATCAACTGGGAAGCGGGCGCCACGGGGCAAAACTTGGAGGTGTCGCATTTTTGAATGAAAGAGACAGAATTGCGGCGAGGCAATCGGGGGCATATATCCCAAAAGGCAGCATTCCCTGGCGTTCCTGCTCTTTTCGTTCGGTGCAGCGATTTGCAACCGGGTTTTTCTGCCGGACCACCGACGTTATCATTCGCGTCGATTTCTTTTCCGGACAGCTCCCATGAATCAAGAACCTAGCACCCTCTATGCCAAGCTGCTTGGTGAAACGGCATCTATTACCTGGAAAGAGCTTGAGCCGTTCTTCGCCAAGGGTGCCCTATTGTGGGTCGACCCAGCGCTCGATTTGATTGCCGCCGCCGAGGCCGTGGCATTGGACGAAGGCGAGAAAGTCGCGGCCTGGCTGGCCGACGACAAGGTCGCCAAGCTGTCTGAAACGCGGGCGCTGGATATTTTCGAGCGTGATCCACAGCTGTGGGCCGTGGTGGTTTCGCCGTGGATTCTGATCCAGGAAAGGGCGGCCGTTTGATTGCCTGCACCCTTTTGGTGCCTCGATTGCCGAGCCGCAAGTGTGTAGCGGAGTAGCGTGATGGCACCTTGCCGTGGAGAAATGCCACGCCTCACGGTGACGTAAACGTAACGGGAACAGTTTATGGAGCGGCCTGAGGGTCGCTTAATTGTTTCTGGATGTTGGAAAGGCTGAAATCTTTAGTGAACTTGAAGACCCCATCGCTGGCAAGCCAGCTCCCACAGTGTCCGGGTGTACACAAATATTGTGAGCACCACAAAATCTGTGGGAGCTGGCTTGCCAGCGATTGGGGCGACTCGGTAGCGGATCAGACCGAGTAAGTCTTCCCGGTATGGTTATTCAGCGAAATCACCTTGGTCTTGCCGATCCGGTGGCGGTAGATCTCGCGCAGGTATTTGATCGACTTCTTCACGCAATCGCGCGACAGGCGAATGTCATTGATCGAGACAAACTTGTCCTTGTCGTTGATCAGCTCGCGATATTTCTTCTCGTACATCGGTTTGATCGCGTACCAGTTGGTATCGAGGATCTTCGCCGGGTTTTCGAATTCGTTGAGCAGGTCGTCGATCCGCTCCTC contains:
- a CDS encoding branched-chain amino acid ABC transporter substrate-binding protein, with the protein product MTKATKQISKLFAAMVLAGVASHSFAADTIKIGIAGPKTGPVAQYGDMQFSGAKMAIEQINAKGGVDGKKLEAVEYDDACDPKQAVAVANKVVNDGVKFVVGHLCSSSTQPASDIYEDEGVIMITPAATSPDITARGYKMIFRTIGLDSAQGPAAGNYIADYVKPKVVGVLHDKQQYGEGIATAVKSTLEKKGTKVAVFEGVNAGDKDFSAIIAKLKQAGVDFVYYGGYHPELGLILRQAQEKGLKAKFMGPEGVGNDSITQIAKDASEGLLVTLPKSFDQDPANVALADAFKAKKEDPSGPFVFPSYSAVTVIAEGIKAAKSEDATKVAEAIHAGSFKTPTGDLSFDDKGDLKDFKFVVYEWHNGKPKTEVSPQ
- a CDS encoding DUF2288 domain-containing protein, encoding MNQEPSTLYAKLLGETASITWKELEPFFAKGALLWVDPALDLIAAAEAVALDEGEKVAAWLADDKVAKLSETRALDIFERDPQLWAVVVSPWILIQERAAV